aggaggaaggtggTCGTGTGTGAGGGTTAAGCAGCAAGATAATTTGGCCATTTAGGAGTCATAAAGTGCTTTGTTAATCAAAACCGCCCCCTGCTCGGCACTGCATGGccgctgtgtgtgcgtgcatgtgtatgtgtgtgcatgtgtgtgtgcatgtgtgtattaatgtgatggtgtgtgtacacatgtgtGCAAATGAGAAGGTGCAGTGTGCATCTGAGAAGAAAGTGTATGGATATGTTTTGGGATCTGTGGAGGGATGGGTTAACGGTTCCACTATTTCTGGGATTGAAGTTGTGCAtctatgttgtgtgtgtgtgtgtgtgtgtttgtgtgtgtgtgtgtgtgtgtgtgtgtgtgtgtgtgttgaagggaTGAGTGAGTCAGTCTGGAAAGTCCGTGGGACACTCGAATGTGTGAAAGAAAGGGACAGAAAGGATCCACCACCAGTGGAGTTCTGTGAAAATAGCAGCACGCAGCAGATGCAGCGATTAGAACGCAAGTTGTGCGACTACATCacaatgtgtttgtgcgtctgagTCAGAGTCTAATTCGTAGCCACTGCAGGACATTGCCTTTTATTCTCGTCCTGTTCTTCTTGTTTCAACTGATAAATTAAAGAACATAAATAATCACATTATCACACAGTGTCTAAGCTCACGTGTCTTAATGAGCCACGAAACCTTCCTCCCTTTCACTCAGTGTCATTTATAAACAAAAGACATTTAGCCTAAGTGTGAAGCTGCAGAAAGAACAAGTTCAGTCAGGAGAAAGAACGACAACAAGTCCGACTGACCATCGGCCGCACTGGTGGTCCATTAAAACATCCGTTGGGTTTTTACTGTCCTGGGTAGACGGGCAGGATTCAGCAGAAACTAAGTATATATACTACAAACAGGTTTCAGTAGCAAAACTCATTTTAACACCAACACAGCCCCCATCTGGTGATACCCTTTGTTTTGTGAAAATACATCTACGTGTGGTTGAGTTatttggtacacacacacgcacacacacacacacacacacacacacacacacatgcacacagagagatgatatatatacatatttaaagttgttttatttacatttggtGACTGacggtgaaaaaaaaaacataatttcacaGACAATTTCAAATATCGTTAACATCCCCTTTAGTTTAATTACAAATCCAGTAGATACAGAGCAGCATTAGTTATGTTTCCTGACTCAGACTTTATGGCTCTATATACATCAGCTGACATCCCTCCCTTGTTATTACGGCTTTTGGAGGATTCCCAACAATCGAACATTATTGTGTGATAGAAGAGTGGTCTCTCAAGATGGAGCAGTGTCTGACTAATGCAGTTTTGAAAAAGCAGCTAACCCAGCTCACTGTCtccgtgtgcgtctgtgtgtgtgtctgtgtgtgtctgtgtgtgtctgtgttgacttTAATGCTGAACAGTTGAGATGCAACTCAGACGAATCATCCATTTTGGACGGCCAAGCCACCGGCAGCCAGTTTGGCTTATCCCTGTCGCTCTAGGGCCCCATTTGGCTCCAACGCCACACCAACTGTGGCATCGTCTGTGGCCATCAccaccctccctccatccccctgATTGTCTCTCCACAGCTTCTcaccttctctctttttccatccTTCCCACCCTCCTCCCTTTAATAATCCCCCGTCCCTGGGGTCCTCCGCCCAGGTGAGAGGGATCTAAACAGTCGTTGTCATGGTAAGCTGCCAGCAGGAGCCCAAACACACCTGATGATGCAGGTTCATCATTTCTTTCACCTTCTCTTCCATCTGTCGCTCGCTTTCCACTCGTCTTTCCCCACCCTGCaaatcctcctctttctccatcaGCACAATCTGCTTTGTGTTCCCCTTGCCACTCCCCGACttgctctttgtttttcctcctgccTGCACAGTGTAACCCAGAAAAACGACAGTTCAGGACCCGGATAGTATCTGGGCTCACTGGCCCGTGATGACATTGACCAGACACAACTTCCCTGCCCCCCATCTGACAGCTTGCCCTCGATCCAGACACCCATATGTGCACAGGCGTGACACACACATGGTCAGCAAAATAACACTGAATTCACCCCAGAAAACAGGCTTATGTGGTCTGTTGCCCCGAAAGCTGCTGACCTTGCTATAGTGCACTAAGAAGGACGCAACCAAATCCTTCACAGTCCCCtggtttacacacaaacacacacacacacacacacacacacacacacactcacacacagacacactctgttCCCCTCAACTGTCCTGCTTTTCTTCAGCGACAGTCGGGTTAAATCCATTCTGACGGGTCAGGCTCCTCTCACTGTCAGGCCAAGCTGTCGAGGCCACTGTCACTGTGAGAGAGACCACATATGTTGTGTCTGAacgcgtgtgtgcatgtgtgtgtgtgtgtgtgtgtgtgtgtgtgtgtgtgtctgtgtgttaaccAGGGGGCAGTGGGAGGCGAGTGTGAATTAAGCAGCATGTGTGAGGTCCGTGAAGCTGTGGAGAGTAAAACAACGTGTTGTTCCTCCGAGGAGTTGAGGACAGGTGCGACTCCAGCATCAGGCTGTTAGAGGTGCTCAGCCTCTAATGATGAAACGTGTGATGGGTTCAGTGGCTCATTGGAGGAACAAAGGCTTCATGTGAATATATACTGCGATAGAATAATCTCTTCAAAATACACATCTCACGTCAACATAAATATTACAAGAGAAATATGGAGAATATCCCTTAAATGTTTGAAAGTCATTCACACTAACTTGAAGTGTATCTCCAAGtagttttacacacacaaacaatttgctgtggtgtgtttgtgcaagaataaatatataaataggtACAAATCTTACAAACTCTTAAAAGGATTATGCAATGTGAAGGATAGATGTTTACAATCTGAAGTACAGAATGTAAAGTATGACATGAATTAAAGATATTTTGAGGGCCCTCAGCCcaaagttaagttaagttaagttactTTAAGTTAAGTTAGTTAAGGGACAAATCAACAGCTGTGTCCCTTAGTGTCATAAGGGACACAGGACGCTCTCCTCTAAGGCAGGTCCACCACAGACTGGtcagaacctgtgtgtgtgtccctgacaTCCTGGGGCCCAGTCGGGgtctttcctcctgatccagagccatCGGCTGCGTCACAATGATTCATTTGAATTGACACAGCTCAGTGGTCACGGATTTAACCCAAAAAACCCTTAAAGTCTATAAATAAagatcattgtgtgtgtttcagtgcagaACTGTAGTAACACATATCAGCACACTTCACATCACTCACTGGTTTGTGATTCAGCTGTTCTGAAACCACGactggagcattttgtcctgcGCCATCGTGGTTTtctgaaaccagaagtaaccgTAACTGCCTGTCCTCATGTTCTCCTGGATTCAAACTGTACATGGTGAGTAATCTATTTTTTGCAGGAGGGTTGAATCCATAAAGTGGACGtgtgaggtttgtgtgtgaaagaggaggaggaggatcagttGGAGATCAAGACTCAGAAAATGTGTCTCATCGTGACTCAGGAGATGAACAAGCATCGGCAGCAGGCGGCCAAACCTCTCTCACTTTTCGAGATGTAAATGCCAttatgtggtggtggtggtgggcactgtgccatgcaaacacacacacagaaccacacacatacacacacagacacacacaagccccaGACATACAGACATGAGTGTGGTGTGCATGCCAGTGGAGACATTCATGCAACAGCCCTTTTGATTGgagcaaaataaacacaaacacactattaCAGAAACAATTTGCTTTTCTATGCAAACACATACCAACACAAAGATTCCTTTAATAAAACTGCATTTCCTAATTAGACCCtgcctaccccccccccccccccggttcactttctgacaaaacaacaacactacaACCCCCACTTAGTCTGCACACACAACCTTACACTCACGTAGTAAGCACACAccgcggaggaggagagggagcgtgCACGTTTTGGTGTTTAATGCAGTTGACCCAGATCGTGGAGCATGCACGGCTGACTATGAAGGAAGGAGAacgagggcggggggggggggggacaagggtTAAGAGGGAGCAGGGCGCTATCTGTGTATtatgcatgtgtgagtgagtaagatgacggggggggggggggatgagagggTGGTGGGTGgctcggagtgtgtgtgtgttttgtctctttcttctgAGTCTAATCGAAAACCAGCAGGGGGCTGATGGGTAAAAGACGGACAGATCTCGGAGAAGGTCAGAGTAAGGCAGAaataaacagagggagagagagaaacagataaaAACCTGCGAGTGAAGATAAACCTACAGGAggtgaggcgggggggggggggggggttctcgaGAGGAgtgtgtcctcctctgtctgtctgtcactgctGCGTTGGTAAACACACTGAGAGGACACAGTTAATTTGCTGCTTCTAGCTGGAGGCTCACTCACAACATGGTGCGTCCACCAGCCAGCGACGTGGAGCTTCATTCTACATAAACACTTTCAACTGCTGAGGCTGAACTAGGCTCTAGTAACACAACCAGTAGAGTTGAGGTTGATGCACAATTCAGTTTTCTGTACAACAATGATTACTTTTAAAAGCATGCAATAAACGGAAATCAGGACAAGGTAGGATAGGATGGGATAGGTTAGCTTAGGAGAGGACAGGATAGGACACAGTAGGTTATTATGGGTTAGTATAGAATAGGATGGGACATGTTAGGTTaagttaggttaggttagtATAGGataggacaggacaggacaggacaggacaggacaggacaggtcaGGACAGGACAGGATAGGACAGTATAGGTAAGGATCGGATAGAATTGGTTAGGTTAGGACAGGAAAGCACACGGTAGGTTAGTATGGGTTAGTAATAGAATAGGATGGGAAATGTTAGGTTaagttaggttaggttagtataggacaggacaggacaggacaggacaggacaggacaggacaggacaggataGGACAGGATAGGTAAGGACAGGATAGGTTTGTATAGGTTAGGATAGGACagaacaggacaggacaggacagtaAAGGATAGGATAGGATAGAATTGGTTAGGttaggacaggacaggacaggacaggaaaggataggacaggacaggacaggtcaGGACCGGACAGGATAGGACACGGTAGGTAAGGATAGGATAGGTTTGTATAGGTTAGCATaggagaggacaggacaggacaggacaggacagcaTAGGATATGATAGGATATAATTGGTTAGGTTAGGACAGGACCGGACAGGACACGGTAGGTAAGGATAGGATAGGTTAGGATAGGTTTGTATAGGTTAGGATAGGTTTGTATAGGTTAGGataggacaggacaggacagataTTCACGTTTATCATCTTCCTAAGGAGAACTTTAACTTGGGCATTGAAATTCAATGACTCATTAAAAATAGATAATATTGCACAAAGCGCCTCATCAGATTGTCATATAACCACGTCGATAAGGTTTCCTTTCCGAACCGAGCCCTAATCACAGCGAGTGTTGTACTAATGCAGATGATAATGTTAACAATGCTCTTATGAGCTTTGGCAGCACAGACAAacttctgagagagagagagataaagagagaggaagggagtcCTGTCAAGACCCACTTGGACAGTTCTGCCTTCGTCTTTACTTTGAACCTCTCAGGAAAAGATCAAACCCTCAACCCGTGCAGGCGGAGTACACACATCTGTCCTCGGGCTCAGTACCTGGTGCAGGGTGCCTCCAACTCCTCACACAGATGGAGAGCCGGGAGGAGGCGAAGCTCCTTGACTTCAATGGAGAGACGGGCGAGGTTCTTTTTGACTCTCTCATTCACATCTCATCTTTCTTTCATCTTATCTGTGAACTCTGAAGGACCTGGCAGGAGATCGGGCACTTTGTTGGACTTGAGAAAAGGCTTTTGTATCATTCTGAGATTGGGTGCAGGAGGAagaatctcttttttttattttatcaaacaTCACAAACCAGCATCCAAACTCCCACTCTTCATTCTCAGCCATCTTTTCTGTGCCACAACGGAGGAGCGAACGCCGTTGGTCGGCTCGATTTGGAAGCATGACTGAATCCCGTCTTCCTCAGATGGCTTCATCTATTTTGATTACACACCCCCCTCGGAGTGTTGGCCATATCCTCTCCTCGTGGGTAATGGGAAGGAGACGGGGAATAGGAGCAGCCTCGTTACATTCCCTTTGTTATTCTGCGAGGCAATCATCTCGGTGGCTGTGATCGGAGAGCCTGATTGGTTGAGCGGGAGCGGGGGTTCAAGAAGGTGCGGGAGAcaaacaggaaggagagagagagagagaggaagtttggagggaaagaaagaccGACGGCTGAGGAGGACATGAAGGTGGGATatagcaaataaagaaaaaggaaggagagagatggatgagaggtgtgggggggggggggggggggatgagaggaggacgaaagacaggaaggaaggacaCAGAAAGTTTTTATCTGTCTCTCACAGCCTTGATGATGTGACAGCCCTGGCAATCCAGAGCGTTCCACCATGCCGCCCCCTACCAGGGACAATCTTCCctgcttcctcacacacacaccctcccgcagagcacacacacacacacacacacacacacacacacacacacacagacacacacaaacgccaAATGTACCTCACCCCCATCCTGCCTGCCTACCGACTgcccgtctcccccccccccccccccccccgccaccctGTGCTTCTCCGTACAGGATaatcctcaacccccccccagccccccacccccccaacccaAATACCATTGCTTGGTAAAAGAAGATATTTCCAAGGGCCTGGATCACAGGCAGTCGCACGCTGCGCTCTCACACAAAAGGCAAAGGCGCTGCACACATGCAGATGACacaagatacacacacaaacacacacacacacacacacacacacacacaaacttataaGGCGTGGGGATTCCAAAATGCAGATGAAAGCATCTGCCTTTCACAGATAATTACACtccaccctccccccccctttctctcgttctctcttttCTCGCCATCTCTCTCTTCCGCGGCCTGGCGAGAAACTCGTGTTCGTCAATATGGAGGATTCACGCATCATTGACAGTCCTGGCATTGttgtgattgttgttgtttgctCTGCCCGTCCATGCCGGGCGAATGCGAATCACGTGAAGCAAATGAGTGGGAACGACGAGGACTAGCAATGACTCATGTGAGCCTCATTAAGCAGAAGCTAAGAGGCTAACTTAGAGCTTAGGTGGCGCCGCTCAGCCGTCAAGTGGCGCAAATGAGTTCGGCcactttgttttgattttgtgtCATTTACAACAACAAGACACACAATGAAGTATCTTAAAATCATTTAGAATCCTTAAATATGGCCAGTTTTCATCTGCAGGGAGACAATCAAGAGCAACATCTCTTCCAAAATAAATTCAGAGCTGTACATACAGAGCTAAACCcgagtgaaataaaaaacacatatgaattataataaacacagacagacataacAACAATGAAAGTCTAAAATATGTTGTTtggaagaaaataattaaatttaattctCCTTTTCTattagaaatgtatttatttaggtATATTTCAAGGATCGTGGTTGCATTTCAGGCAATTTTCAACAAACAGTAGTAAATAGCACATTTTTATGTAAGACTTTTTTCTGAAATGAGCCTATATCAAGTTTTTCAAAATATTTCAGAAAAAATTAAGGAAATGGAGGTTTAGGTTACATTACACATGCACTGAGCCGCTTCTCATTCGCAAATCTCATTTTCAATTCACAAAGATCAAAAGTTTATTGACTCCAAAAACATTTCAGCACAgcgaggtgtgtttgtgttttatttatgagcAGCTAAGAGGCCGCTGCAGGGCATCCCCATTAACACCGTCCCAtaaacagcaacacaactgGGTTACAGAACTGGTGGAGAACAAAGGTGAGAGGTGagcaggagggaaggaggaggtggaggaggtgatggaggtggaggaggtgatggaggtggaggaagtggaggtggaggaggtggaggaggtgatggaggtggaggaggtggaggagggtcaCGAGGTGGAAGTGAAGCGACTCGACAGCGGGAGAATATTCCTGCTTACAGAGGAGTCACAAGGGGACTCACGCAACCACTTAACACAGGGCATGTGTCTCGctgtgcagcacacacacacacacacaaacacacacacatgcacaaacctCCCTAAAGTCTCTTTGTCTCAGttgcccacagacacacacatataaactcTAACTAACTGCACAGGTGAACTCTCTGTGTGCAGCCAGCAGCACATATATAGGAAAGCAGATATTTCACCAGAAGCATTTAAAACACTGTTGTTACAAACCTCGTCTTACTCATGCCTCATCGTTAACAAATAATATTATGAGCCTGTAGCCTTTATacaatatttcattaaaatgatgTATCAAGGAGATATATCCTGCACATGGGCCATGTTTAAAAATCCTCCTactattcagaaatgaagcAACAACACTGGAGGCTCCTCAAGACTTTGCTGATATATAaacaaatttagtttttatgttattggaatatatttatatggcaaatttccccattgttggactaataaaggattatcttaccTTATTTTGTCTTATCATATCTTATCATATCTTATCTTAATTATAGTGTGATATAGTGTTTATGGATTTCTACGGTAATATAGGCGGTTTTATGTCTAAACATTGGTAACATTAGTTACACACTCCCAGTATGAATACATTTgtatgaatatttatttatacacgCCTCTGAAAAGACATTTATTATACATCACACAAACAAGAACCACATCCACAGGAGGACAGAGGTGGAGAAGGTTGCAACATCGATGACGACAATGTCACCAAGCCGGGGGATAGCACAGAAGGTCGGGGGGGCAGCGACGCTCCCTGAAGGAACAATTAGCGCTCGGCTACAGGAACAAAGCTAGACAGGGTTCCTCCTCCGAAGCAGAACATGGTTACAATAATTAATAAGTCAGTCGCATCAGGGGCGGCTTCGGCACAATAACAACACTTACAACTACGACAACAGGAAAAGCACTGGGACCAACGgaaaaacaagaggaagagtTTAGTGTTCCACTAAcaactgtgtgttgtgttaattaAGTAGAGTTACAGCTGCGAGTGGTTTACGGGACATTTTTTCCGCGTTGGGGGGGTGAACCTGGAAATCAAACATCTGAAAACACCGGGCGCTCCCGTCCATAGAAGCTTTAAACGTAAATGGAATGTTTTATAAAGTCCTCTTCTAGTCTGAAAGAGCTTTAGAGGAaaaatcacactcacacattcatactgtaCAGTACAGCGCCATTCATACACcgcacagctgtcaggggcaattttgGGTTTGGGGCAATCGAACCACCGAGCTTCTGATAATGGACGATTGTCTCCACCAGCTCccgagccacagccgcccacgaTAGACCAGTATTCCCAGCAGGCTTTCCCCTTACAAAGCCGCCTTGCCGACCAATCCTTCCATTCCAGAGCAATGGAAGATCCAACGTCTTAAGTTAATCCAACAGTTTCATCCTGTTTCAAGTCTTTGCACTGAGCTGATCTCTGGCCTCAGATTCATATTTACTCAACGTGTACAAAGATCTAAATCTTGGCAAGGAAGCTCAGGAGCATATTTCCCAACATACAGAATCAGTATCTAATAGATATATCAATCCGTCTGTCTGCATGAGGAACACATATCCCGAGATCTTGTCATCTTTGCGGTTTGAAACTTGCGTTGAGTTAAATTTGATGTGATCTGTTCACGACTGATTCTCTGGCTCCGGCCcgatcactgcaggtcaccttTACAGTTTCAGGATTAAAGCCATGACCTTCATCTCACATTAGATTAATCGATCACTCGTCATCATTATGTCATTATGATGTCATCCTAAAGTGCCGTTATTATagtgtaataaataaatatatatacagtgcatgTGCAGGGTGTGAATCTTCCCTCTGAAGCTGTTCACTTCTTTCCTGCAGCAGATGAGATGAAATCCGATGCTCAGTTGAAGCAAACTCGTCTTAGACGATAAGATCAGTTCACTGCTTTAATGCGTCTgtgcaaatgtgtttgtctcttaCACTAAAAACATCCCGACTGGAACATCACTGAATACAGATTGaacccagcagcaggagatgctcaGGAGTCACTGCACCTCGTCTCCTCCACTTTAAAACCGGTTCGGCTGAACTCAGAAGGGTGATGCTGCTCCTCTGGGGGGAAACACCACAAACCTCATGGAGGCATTCATTTTCTATGCAGCTGCTCTCTGCTTCTTCAGATGTagattaatatttcaaaatcttCAGGCCATAATCACATCGCAGCCCGGCAGTCTCAGCTGAAACCACAAGTGCTCGGACAGAGACTTTTTATAAGATGGCATATTAGAGTGCAGAGCATCTCAGACGTATGGGATCATGAAATCATCGAGCAGGCGTGAGTGAACGGAGCCACTGCTGCCGCTCTGTGAGATGAAAAGTGATGTTCTGGTGCAGAATATCAAACAGGAAACATGTCGGTGcacctgcagctctgctcaAACTGATTCTGGTCAAACAGCCACAAACAGCTGCATGTACAGAGGCTTCCGGAAAGTGAGGTCTCTTCAGCTTTTGCTCTGTTGTGTTACAGATTTAATTTCAACCGGCTCAAATTCAACAATCTGCACTCAACAGCCCTCGGATATAATTCAAACATAATTTAACCATCTACTTACTATCTATTCAAAATCAAGAACCTGTATCTTAAAGCAAATTAATGTCTGACAGTGAATGTTTTTCTAGTGGATGTTGTCGTTaagtcgttttcagacatgagctctAGAAAATCACttgaaataatcaataaataaacaattcacAGCAAATTCACTGGACATAAATAAGCTCATGTATAATTTAGGTGAAACCAATCATAAAAATCTCAAACACCATTCATGTATCTGTTTTGAAGTAATAGCCAAGACTTTTTTCTGCTTATCCTTTAATATTCTGTGTGACAATAAGGACCTTTTGTTGATATTATTCATAGTTTTTTGCATTTCTATAGATTTTGTTCCATTTTACCAAGATCGGCTGCTCTGTTTGATCtattattcatttgtttgtgtggcaGAAGCTCACAACACATACTTTtgtatttggtttgtttgttgtcgATTTAAATGATTCAACACTTTGGTGTCTGGCTCATCAGCTGTGGTCTCTCTCTGTTCTAAAATGTGTCATGTTGGAATAACTTTGATAAAAAAGATCACTTGTCTTTCTTCAGCAGTTGGTTTAGCTGAATCTTAAGAAGTTCATTCTATTTACATAAGAATGTCTTGTTTCGAATCTGCAGCATTCTTCCCAgatgtattgttattgttgttgttgatctgcttgtgttgtgtgaaagtagaaagtggtgaaaacagCAAAAGCAGCCAAtaaccttttcttttcttttcttggctCATAGGTTGTGAAATTGAAGAGCTCCCTCCTGAGGCCCCCCCGCTGACTCATAACGAGCACCAATCCGTACAAATCTGGGAGcttcatgagtgtgtgcacatAACCACCActccacctctgtgtgtgtgtgtgtgtgtgtgtgtgtgtgtgtgtgcgtgtgcagcacCATGCTGTGGACGGTGCTACTAGCGCTGCTGGTGCTTCTGTTGCTGCAGACTCAGCTGTCTGTGTGCTTAAGGGAATTACGCACCGGGGGTTCCAGCTCCCCTGCctactcctcttcatcctcctcttcctcctcctctcacaatGCCACCCAGCAGCGGCTGCCCGGAGCCATCATCATCGGCGTCCGGAAAGGTGGCACCAGGGCCCTGCTGGAGATGCTCAACCTGCACCCGGACGTGGAGGTTGCAAAGGCCGAGGTAAAACACCGTCACCACAGATTCAGCCGATCACTGTACTTCCCCACCTCCATTAAAGAACTGCATACAGCTGCCACGTGAAGCTTTTCTATAGAACCGTCCGAGCAGAGTAAAATGATGTAAACAGCTGCACGGTAACGAGAGCAGTGAAGTTATGAAGGCCCCACTCTTCACCTATAACTGATGTTACAAGTCAGCCAGGAGGCAATCAGCTGATGTAGCACTGACCCTGATCCTGAAGCCGAACAGCTGATGCAAGTGTGCGTCCCCATGATGAATCGCTTTCCCCGCTGCAGTTAATGGGAGCGCGGATGTGCTGTCGTTTCCCTCCCATTTCCCCAATTAAACCAGTCATTCCAGTTACAAGTGACAGCCGCCCCAGCAGAGCAGGAACCTTACATCTTCATCAGTGCAGGAAGGCGTAGAGCCGCCgtgtgggctgtgtgtgtgtgtagaggttcATGGTTATGAATGATGACAGGTAAAGAGAAGAGACATTCTAATCAGGGGAAGCTCCAGTGGAGGATTTCAAAGTTGGATCGGACAAGATGGGGTCAAATGAAAAAGGGAGAATTTATTTTATACTGGTGTCTGTTCTATACCTGTTAGGAATtggctgttttgtttgtgttgatgctgGTTGCAACCTTCTCTCTGAAATGGTGAAAGCGACCTGCAGTGATTGGGTAAAGAGCTCATGGTGAATGTGTGAAGAGTTCTGCAGAAATGCGAGCCACATTCAGACTAACAGGGATTTCTGGAATATTTATACAGCTcgtgaaaaatctaaaaatctTTTCAATACCAATAAATACCAAATTTCAAAACCACTGCATCAGGAAGTGACAGGAAGTTTCCCACTCGTTCTGTATCTTCATTAAAACCGATCTACCCTCTGTCCTTCTGTCAGGTGCACTACTTCAACATAGAGGAGCACTTCCGCCGAGGCCTGGCCTGGTACCGAGCCCAGATGCCCCTCACCCTCCCTGGTCAGCTGACGGTGGAGAAGACCCCCGGCTACTTCGCAGCTCCTCAGGCCCCTGCGCGGGTCTGGGACATGAATCCCTCCGTCCGCCTCATACTCATCGTGCGGGACCCGGCCGAACGACTGGTGTCTGACTACACCCAGGTCCTCCACAACCGCCTGACCCGCCACAAGCCCTACCTGCCTCTAGAGGAGCTCCTGCTGCACAAGGGCCACATCGACACCGGGTACAAGGCGCTGCAGAGGAGCTTGTACCACCAGCATTTGGCTCGCTGGCTGGAGGTCTTCCCCA
The genomic region above belongs to Pleuronectes platessa chromosome 4, fPlePla1.1, whole genome shotgun sequence and contains:
- the hs3st1l2 gene encoding heparan sulfate (glucosamine) 3-O-sulfotransferase 1-like 2 is translated as MLWTVLLALLVLLLLQTQLSVCLRELRTGGSSSPAYSSSSSSSSSSHNATQQRLPGAIIIGVRKGGTRALLEMLNLHPDVEVAKAEVHYFNIEEHFRRGLAWYRAQMPLTLPGQLTVEKTPGYFAAPQAPARVWDMNPSVRLILIVRDPAERLVSDYTQVLHNRLTRHKPYLPLEELLLHKGHIDTGYKALQRSLYHQHLARWLEVFPREQIHVVDGDALIRDPFPELRKAERFLDLPPRISPNNFYYNTTKGFYCLLSAGHDKCLDESKGRPHAPLSAQAFKKLCRYFRKPNKLFFEMVGRSFSWC